A genomic window from Candidatus Pelagisphaera phototrophica includes:
- a CDS encoding DUF1592 domain-containing protein, protein MIRIIIPSLIFFAFPCFGKTDNDFEVPDSITQFLDLNCYECHNNVDKKGELDLESLLFDPSDHSNMDRWAFVHDRIKEAEMPPPKDSLLEPGERAGFLDEFEDILHEISYKQIKAEGRVKSRRLSRIEYENTLHNLLGVDIPLLELLPEDQTTDGFSNIAEVQQVSYHLLQKYLGVVDLILDESFERVINPPVSASSPLPKDLRLIEIDPFATSKLPTIFFYEGYRTFLGSENKTYRYENGKFVDTNSPLDLRGTIAKNAEIAELLSTLPYKRVYHPNELGVGSERILNERQAIYHENQLLSFPTTQGFHGRMAGTEVPETGWYRIRLKAKAHNPPEGRNVWGRIKTGILRAKAPAVYWVGKFEATRELQEFVFDAWIRKNHIIGIRPTDRTLKWVSSKAIQDLSVIHDGSSGIAVESLEVERIYPGLDNPELRKQLFGGLSIRDGELVSQALEADLKRLLRRFADRVFRRPASDFDIQPYFEFAKVELDSSGSLIKAVKSGYRAILSSHRFLYFQEDPSQLDDYSIATRLSYFLWSAPPDNALFAQAEKGLLSRPDVLKAQVERMLNDTKAKSFVKNFADSWLELRDITFTTPDTKLYPEYDNILLHSMLDETYSFLQHLLDRDLSVANVIDSDFTVLNERIAKHYGIEFGLEPGLREVELNGSSRRGGLITQASVLKVTANGTTTSPIVRGVWLLERILGKHIPPPPDQVPAVEPDIRGAVSIRDQLDKHRSTESCMACHRIIDPPGFALENYDVIGGWRDNYRAIDSDDKGWAHGPAVDASYSMPDGRAFTDIKGFKELALSDVKQIARNLVNQVMTYATGAEIEFADRREVDQIVEDLEGENYGLRSLVHAVTQSDVFLSK, encoded by the coding sequence ATGATTCGAATTATTATACCTTCATTAATCTTTTTCGCTTTCCCCTGCTTTGGGAAAACGGATAATGATTTCGAGGTGCCTGATTCAATCACCCAGTTTCTCGATCTCAATTGCTACGAGTGCCACAATAATGTGGATAAGAAGGGGGAACTCGATCTTGAATCGCTTCTTTTCGATCCCTCGGACCACTCGAACATGGACCGATGGGCCTTCGTGCACGACCGCATTAAAGAAGCCGAAATGCCACCCCCGAAGGATTCGTTGTTGGAGCCCGGTGAAAGGGCCGGGTTCTTGGATGAGTTCGAAGATATTCTGCACGAGATTTCCTACAAGCAAATCAAGGCAGAAGGGCGCGTGAAGTCACGGCGACTAAGTCGTATTGAGTATGAAAATACATTACATAATCTCTTGGGCGTAGATATTCCATTGCTGGAACTATTGCCTGAAGATCAGACCACGGATGGGTTTAGCAATATCGCGGAGGTGCAGCAGGTGTCTTATCACCTGCTTCAGAAATACCTAGGGGTAGTGGACCTTATTCTGGATGAATCTTTCGAGCGGGTTATCAATCCTCCGGTCTCGGCTTCCTCACCTTTGCCGAAAGACTTGAGACTCATTGAGATCGATCCGTTTGCCACTTCAAAACTGCCAACGATATTTTTTTATGAAGGCTACAGGACATTTCTAGGAAGCGAGAATAAAACCTATCGATACGAAAATGGGAAATTTGTGGATACGAATTCGCCGCTTGATCTCAGGGGAACGATCGCGAAGAATGCGGAGATCGCTGAATTGCTTTCGACGCTTCCGTATAAGAGAGTCTACCACCCCAATGAGCTAGGTGTCGGTTCGGAGCGAATCTTGAACGAGCGGCAGGCGATCTATCACGAAAACCAGCTTTTAAGCTTCCCTACCACACAAGGTTTTCACGGACGAATGGCAGGCACGGAGGTTCCTGAAACCGGTTGGTACCGTATCCGCTTAAAAGCTAAGGCTCACAATCCGCCTGAAGGACGCAATGTTTGGGGTCGTATTAAAACTGGGATTCTTCGAGCCAAGGCGCCAGCCGTCTACTGGGTAGGGAAGTTCGAGGCCACGAGAGAGCTTCAAGAATTTGTGTTTGATGCCTGGATTCGGAAAAATCACATCATTGGAATCCGCCCAACAGATAGAACCCTCAAGTGGGTTTCGTCAAAAGCGATTCAAGATCTCTCTGTGATTCATGACGGTTCCTCTGGAATTGCGGTCGAAAGCTTGGAGGTCGAGAGAATCTATCCAGGATTGGACAATCCTGAACTGAGAAAACAGCTATTTGGCGGTTTATCGATCAGGGACGGAGAACTCGTAAGCCAAGCATTGGAAGCAGACCTTAAGCGGCTACTACGTCGATTTGCGGACCGCGTTTTTCGTCGTCCTGCAAGCGATTTTGACATCCAGCCCTACTTTGAGTTCGCAAAAGTAGAGCTCGATTCGAGCGGTTCGCTCATTAAGGCGGTAAAGTCCGGTTATCGAGCCATTCTCTCATCTCACCGTTTCCTTTATTTTCAGGAAGATCCGAGTCAGCTGGATGATTACAGTATTGCGACGCGGTTGAGTTACTTTCTTTGGAGTGCTCCCCCTGACAACGCATTGTTCGCACAGGCTGAGAAGGGGCTACTTTCACGTCCAGATGTTCTCAAAGCGCAAGTGGAGCGAATGCTCAATGACACCAAAGCAAAATCGTTTGTGAAGAATTTTGCGGATAGTTGGCTCGAGCTTAGGGACATCACTTTCACGACTCCTGATACTAAACTGTATCCAGAGTATGACAACATTCTTCTCCATTCAATGCTGGATGAAACCTACTCTTTTCTTCAACATCTGCTTGATCGGGACCTGAGTGTGGCGAATGTAATCGATTCGGACTTTACGGTGCTCAACGAGCGTATCGCCAAGCACTATGGAATAGAGTTTGGGCTTGAGCCTGGATTGAGAGAAGTGGAGCTTAATGGAAGCTCAAGGCGAGGCGGTCTTATTACGCAAGCGAGCGTGCTTAAAGTGACCGCCAATGGGACGACAACCTCGCCCATCGTTAGAGGGGTTTGGTTGTTGGAGCGTATCTTGGGGAAACATATTCCGCCACCACCAGATCAAGTGCCCGCCGTTGAACCGGACATACGTGGCGCGGTTTCGATTCGGGATCAGCTTGATAAACATCGTTCTACTGAATCATGCATGGCCTGTCACAGAATTATCGATCCACCTGGGTTCGCTCTTGAGAACTATGATGTCATCGGAGGTTGGAGAGACAATTATCGAGCGATTGATTCAGATGACAAGGGATGGGCACACGGACCGGCTGTTGACGCGAGTTATTCCATGCCAGATGGCAGAGCTTTCACTGATATAAAGGGCTTTAAGGAGCTGGCGCTTTCCGATGTGAAGCAGATTGCTCGCAATCTCGTAAATCAAGTGATGACCTACGCCACCGGTGCCGAGATCGAGTTCGCTGATCGCAGAGAAGTGGATCAGATTGTGGAAGATTTAGAAGGAGAGAACTATGGTTTGCGTTCGCTGGTCCATGCAGTGACGCAGAGCGACGTTTTTCTGTCTAAGTAG
- a CDS encoding NAD-dependent malic enzyme, translated as MKMQKSKRPLYIPYAGPILLETPLLNKGSGFTEKERREFNLDGLLPYRVETIDEQRERAYEQLCAFTSRMDKHIYLRSIQDTNETLYFSLLVHNLEELMPIIYTPTVGEACQKFSQIYRRKRGLFISYDDRDKIDRILRNATKQNIKVIVVTDGERVLGLGDQGIGGMGITIGKLALYSACGGISPAHTLPITLDVGCNNEELVNDPMYMGKRTGRISGEAYFDFVEKFIECVVSLWPNALLQFEDFAQPAAMPLLRRYRDRLCCFNDDIQGTAAVTAGTLITACEQKNERLVDQKICFAGAGSAGCGIASHLIAHMRKEGLSENEAKQRIYMVDRNGLLTTDSEDLRDFQYELARDHEEASRWLEESGQVSLLGVMKQVKPTVLVGVSGQYNLFTEPVIREMSTHVERPIVFPLSNPTSLAEATPKDVIEWSEGRAIVATGSPFDSVEYKGRTHSIAQCNNSYIFPGVGLGVVASRAKRMTENMLIAASEALADSSPKADEPNQGLLPPLDEIRDLSKVIARRVGRQAMRDGVAREGTELALDRAIDDNFWEPKYRDYLRTSM; from the coding sequence ATGAAGATGCAGAAATCAAAGCGCCCCTTGTATATTCCATATGCAGGGCCTATTTTGCTTGAAACGCCGCTGCTTAACAAAGGGAGTGGTTTTACGGAAAAGGAGCGGCGCGAATTCAATTTGGACGGGCTGCTTCCCTATCGTGTCGAGACAATAGATGAGCAGCGCGAACGGGCTTATGAGCAGCTCTGCGCTTTCACTAGCCGGATGGACAAGCACATCTACTTGCGCTCGATTCAGGATACGAACGAGACCCTATATTTCAGCTTGCTCGTTCACAATTTAGAGGAACTGATGCCGATCATCTATACCCCAACTGTTGGAGAGGCGTGCCAGAAGTTTTCTCAGATTTATCGGCGCAAGCGGGGTCTATTCATCTCTTACGATGACCGTGACAAGATCGACCGAATTCTGCGAAACGCGACCAAGCAGAATATTAAAGTAATTGTGGTCACGGACGGCGAACGAGTCCTCGGTCTCGGTGATCAGGGAATTGGAGGTATGGGTATCACAATTGGGAAGCTTGCCCTGTATTCAGCTTGTGGGGGCATTAGTCCTGCTCATACTCTTCCGATAACACTTGATGTAGGATGCAACAACGAGGAACTTGTCAATGATCCTATGTACATGGGGAAACGAACCGGACGCATTTCGGGCGAAGCTTATTTCGACTTTGTGGAAAAGTTCATTGAGTGTGTTGTAAGCCTTTGGCCGAATGCGCTGCTGCAATTCGAGGATTTTGCTCAGCCAGCCGCCATGCCGCTTTTGCGACGCTATCGGGATCGTCTTTGCTGTTTTAACGATGACATACAAGGAACCGCTGCTGTTACCGCAGGGACCTTGATTACTGCGTGTGAGCAAAAAAATGAACGGCTTGTCGATCAGAAAATTTGCTTTGCGGGCGCGGGTTCAGCAGGTTGTGGCATCGCTTCGCATCTGATAGCTCACATGCGTAAGGAAGGATTGAGCGAAAATGAGGCAAAGCAACGAATCTATATGGTGGACCGTAATGGTTTGCTGACTACGGACTCGGAGGACTTGCGGGACTTCCAGTACGAACTCGCTCGCGACCATGAGGAAGCTAGTAGGTGGCTAGAAGAGAGTGGGCAGGTGTCGTTGCTGGGTGTTATGAAGCAGGTGAAGCCAACAGTGCTGGTAGGGGTTTCTGGGCAATACAATCTCTTTACCGAGCCAGTGATCCGGGAAATGTCAACGCACGTGGAAAGGCCGATTGTCTTTCCGCTTTCGAACCCAACTAGCCTTGCGGAAGCGACACCAAAAGACGTGATCGAATGGTCAGAAGGTAGGGCGATCGTCGCAACGGGAAGCCCTTTTGACTCGGTTGAATATAAAGGGAGGACTCATTCGATCGCTCAGTGTAACAACAGCTATATTTTTCCCGGGGTAGGTCTAGGTGTGGTTGCGAGTAGAGCGAAGCGGATGACTGAAAACATGTTGATCGCCGCTAGTGAGGCATTGGCGGATAGTTCGCCCAAAGCTGATGAGCCTAATCAAGGTCTACTGCCGCCACTGGATGAAATACGGGACTTAAGCAAAGTCATTGCCAGGAGAGTGGGGCGCCAAGCGATGCGGGACGGAGTAGCTCGCGAAGGGACTGAACTCGCCCTGGATCGGGCGATCGACGACAACTTTTGGGAGCCGAAATACCGCGACTACTTGCGTACTTCGATGTAA
- a CDS encoding DUF1552 domain-containing protein → MKDVHFSFSKSLSRRSFLKGAGAAMALPWLEAMTPAFAASSAYEAPRRFVAFTLALGLHGPNLNPRETGRNYAPSLYLSEVEDLLGDMTVVTGSSHPGVSGGHQAEGSILTAAPYSRSAAFKNSISIDQYLAKHQGHYTRFPSLVLDINGSTSASYTESGSMIPAEQSPSRVFNQLFIPDTPKEKARQVERLKQGRSIMDVVAADAKRVEKTLGSGDREKLDQYFTSVRNFEKRLGEAQEWTLRPKPKVGVAAPVDIDNSDAIIDRKKLMLDVMSLALQTDSTRFITVHLNGEGGAVPLEGVDEGYHSLSHHGLDEEKLDQLTIVETELMRKWGDFLRELKGVEESSGTLLDRTSVLMTSNLGNGSSHDNRNMPVVLAGGGFKHGQHLAFDKANNYPLPNLFLSILRRHGLEDERFATSTGEMTGLEIA, encoded by the coding sequence ATGAAAGACGTACATTTTAGTTTCTCAAAATCACTCTCCCGACGCTCGTTTCTAAAAGGGGCGGGGGCCGCGATGGCACTCCCATGGCTCGAAGCGATGACTCCAGCGTTTGCCGCCTCTTCAGCCTATGAAGCCCCAAGGCGTTTTGTGGCCTTTACGCTTGCCTTAGGACTTCACGGTCCGAACTTAAATCCTAGGGAAACCGGTCGGAACTACGCACCCTCTCTGTACCTGTCAGAGGTCGAGGATCTTCTTGGTGATATGACGGTTGTCACAGGTTCGTCTCACCCCGGGGTGAGTGGCGGGCACCAAGCTGAGGGAAGTATTCTCACCGCTGCTCCGTATTCCCGGAGTGCCGCTTTCAAGAACTCAATATCCATCGATCAGTATCTCGCCAAACATCAAGGGCACTACACCCGTTTCCCTTCCCTTGTACTTGATATCAATGGAAGTACCAGTGCCTCCTATACAGAATCAGGAAGCATGATTCCCGCGGAGCAGTCTCCGTCGCGAGTATTTAATCAGCTTTTTATTCCGGACACGCCCAAAGAGAAAGCGCGCCAAGTTGAGCGGCTCAAGCAGGGTCGGAGTATTATGGACGTGGTCGCTGCGGACGCAAAACGGGTTGAGAAAACCCTAGGATCGGGAGATCGGGAAAAGCTGGATCAGTACTTTACCTCTGTTCGAAATTTCGAAAAGCGGCTGGGCGAGGCCCAAGAATGGACGTTACGGCCCAAGCCGAAGGTGGGGGTCGCGGCGCCGGTCGATATCGATAACAGCGACGCCATCATTGATCGTAAAAAACTGATGCTGGATGTGATGTCTCTGGCTCTCCAGACGGACTCTACGCGATTTATCACGGTCCACCTGAATGGTGAAGGCGGTGCGGTTCCGCTTGAAGGTGTTGACGAGGGTTACCACAGCTTGAGCCATCATGGACTGGATGAGGAAAAACTGGATCAGCTCACGATCGTCGAAACGGAGCTAATGCGGAAATGGGGAGATTTTCTACGTGAACTCAAAGGGGTGGAGGAATCCAGTGGAACGCTGTTGGATAGAACCAGTGTTCTCATGACATCAAATTTGGGTAACGGGAGCTCTCACGACAACCGCAACATGCCGGTGGTTTTAGCGGGTGGCGGATTCAAACACGGCCAGCACCTGGCATTTGACAAAGCGAATAACTATCCACTGCCGAACCTGTTTCTCAGTATTCTTCGTCGACATGGACTGGAAGACGAACGCTTCGCCACCAGCACAGGTGAAATGACGGGTCTGGAAATAGCGTAG
- a CDS encoding CIA30 family protein, whose translation MNWIPTIILTMLTISVNSNPLRSQTIASFENPSDLRNWGVVNDRVMGGISTSRFEQTDDGNLLFQGVLSLENNGGFVSIRSRPDSFDLQNVEGFNIKARGDGRTYYLDLRVNGQRTSGSFRAAFPTEKNIWTETFLPASEFVRQSFGRPFSDIPLNPSDVNSIGFTLSDKNPGPFKLEIEYVRATSSTSPDSTVGSSRTPVSQMEGPRALIELAISRGVPIFNQGNPDACAAIYEITCRSLLESIAVPESARTALLRALNKSILTTSGTRKAWILRYALDEVLELLPER comes from the coding sequence ATGAACTGGATCCCCACGATAATTCTGACAATGCTTACGATCTCGGTGAACTCCAATCCTCTTCGCTCTCAAACGATCGCTTCTTTCGAAAATCCCAGCGACCTTCGAAACTGGGGCGTGGTCAACGACAGAGTCATGGGTGGAATATCAACCAGCCGTTTCGAGCAAACTGACGACGGAAATCTTCTCTTCCAAGGTGTACTCTCTCTAGAAAACAATGGCGGGTTCGTATCCATACGAAGTCGGCCTGACTCTTTTGATCTGCAAAACGTCGAAGGCTTCAACATCAAAGCAAGGGGTGATGGTCGGACCTACTACCTTGACCTCCGGGTCAATGGGCAAAGGACCTCCGGCTCCTTTCGCGCGGCCTTTCCCACCGAAAAAAACATATGGACGGAAACCTTTCTCCCGGCGTCAGAGTTTGTCCGACAGTCTTTCGGCCGCCCCTTTTCTGATATTCCCCTAAACCCTAGCGACGTTAACTCCATCGGCTTCACTTTGTCTGATAAGAACCCAGGCCCCTTCAAACTTGAGATCGAGTACGTCAGAGCCACTTCAAGTACTTCCCCAGATAGCACCGTGGGTTCTTCTCGGACTCCCGTCTCGCAAATGGAGGGGCCTCGAGCTCTTATCGAATTAGCTATTTCCCGGGGTGTTCCAATCTTCAATCAAGGTAACCCCGACGCCTGTGCCGCCATCTACGAAATCACCTGCCGTTCTCTCCTCGAATCCATAGCAGTCCCGGAGTCAGCTCGTACCGCACTGCTGCGAGCACTCAACAAATCGATTCTTACGACCTCCGGCACTCGCAAAGCTTGGATCCTTCGTTACGCGCTCGATGAGGTTCTCGAACTGCTCCCCGAGCGATAG